atggttgagtatgtggacttgcctaaaggctctgacacgtgactcttcctgaaaagatgatgaattgtagttgcaaagttgactgagaacatagtttgttgggttctaatagagtttttgctttatacttcgattatgtgatgaactattacttattcatgagaagtatatgataaaagttctattatagaagtcctatgtttaattttgttgttgttataataatcaacatgatgcttctatgtccgtattttgtttttattggcacctctctctcaaagcatgtggacatgtttttcgatttcggttttcgcttgaggacaagcgaggtctaagcttgggggagttgatacgtccatttttcatcatgTTTTCTTgatgttatttatgatgtttttatccataataatgctttttggagtaactctaatgccttttctctcataatttgcaaggtacacaccaagagggagaattctggcagctggaaatctggacctaaaaaagctacgtcaggctacctattctgcacaactccaaacaagttgaaacttcacggagaatttttatggaatatttaagaattattggagcaaataactaccagagggggcccaccaggtgggcacaacccacctgggcgcgccagggagcccaggcgtgccctggtgagttcttccctcctcggcccacctccggtgcccatcttctggtatataagtcattttgacctagaaaaaataaggagaaggctttcgggacagagcgcctccgtctcgaggcggaactttggcaggagcacttttgcccttcggcggtgcgattccgccgggggaacttccctcccggagggggaaatcatcgtcatcgtcatcaccaacaactctcccatcctggggagggcaatctccatcaacatcttcaacagaaccatctcatctcaaaccctagttcatctcttgtgttcaatcttgttaccggaactatagattggtgcttgtgggtgactagtagtgttgattacatcttgcagttgattactatatggtttatttggtggaagattatatgttcagatccattatgctatttaatactcctctgatcatgagaatgtttatcatttgtgagtagttacttttgttcttgaggtcacgggagaaatcatgttgcaagtaatcatgtgaatttgatatgtgttcgatattttgatagtatgtatgttgtgattcccttagtgatgtcatgtgaacgtcgactacatgacacttcaccatattttgggcctaagagaatgcattgtggagtagcaattggatggtgggttgcgagagtgacagaaacttaaaccccagtttatgcgttgttccgtaagggaccgattggatcctagagtttaatgctatggttagaatttattcttaatacttttctcgtagttgcggatgcttggggggggtgttaatcataagtaggaggtttgttcaagtaagaacaacacctaagcaccggtccacccacatatcaaattatcaaagtagcgaatacaaatcaaaccaacatgatgaaagtgactagatgaaattcccgtgtaccctcaagaacgctttgcttatcataagagaccgttttggcctgtcctttgcctcaaaaggattgggataacttgctgcacttttgttactactatcgttacttgctcgttacaaattatcttgctatcaaactactacgctacttacaatttcagcacttgcagacattaccttactgaaaactacttgtcatttccttctgctcctcgttcggttcgacactcttacttatcaaaaagagctacaattgatcccctatactcgtGGGTCATCAGAAAGCCAGTCATGTGTTGACGGTGAAAACTTGTAGAGAAAGAACAAAACCAAAGGATGTAATGAGACTTACACGCCTAGGGAAGttcggggctaatgccactcttaaagttgttgtttcttctgAGAGTAAGAGAAATATTGAAGTAAAATATAAGAAGTAAAAGGCAGAAAGAAAAGAAGACTAGAATGTCCAGCTCAGGTATGAATGGCATACAAGTTATGAGATGCAGAGGTGGTTGGTCAAGTAAAGTGTAGTTCTTGGGAAAATGATCAATTTGTTGATCACTGACTCTTCGGTATTGTGGTTAAAAGGTTAATCATAAGGACATCGACTCGATTGCATGTTATTGCCAATTGTTGCAAGAAACTTCAAACGGCCTAAATGACCAACAAATAACGAGGTTAAAATATTTTGATGGATTGTACAAGGTTACAATATTTCTATCAGTGTATTTCCTCTGTATTTATtatcataattcattttagagtttttAGTACACTCTAGCCCATTCCATAGAGGTTGCAAGGAGGTTCTTCATGACAGAACAATAGTTGTTCGATGTTATGAAGAAGGTTGTCCATGACAGAACAATAGTTGTTCGATGTTATGAACAAAAGGGAATACTCTTATTGTGAtaagatgtatgttatgaatattgataataaaactgaacatccataacactgacgctaaatgtcacAAGACTAAAAAAATACCACATCTGTGTGGCACTGCATTTAGTCACATTAGAGAAACTAGCATGGAGAAATTTCATAGTGATGAATTTTTAAGTCATCAGATTGAGAATCATCTGACTCTTGCAAGTTTCGTCTAATTAGTGAAGTaaactaaaataccgttcacaggccatagcGAATGAGCAACAAAATAATTGGCAATATACATATTGATGTGTGTAATCCAATAAGTGTTGTTGCAAGCAGTGGATATATCCATCTTCAAGGATGACTCAAGTTGATATTTATATTTACTAATTGAGACATAAATCTGGATCTTTTGAAGTGTTTCAAAAGTTTTTCAGAATGTAGTAGaaattattgtaacaagaaaattatgtttctacaaTTGGAGTGCAGAAAAGAAAAATTGAGTTACAAATTTAACGAATGTCTGATGAGCTATAAATGAATTTTATAGCTTGCACCTCCTAGAACACTAACGAGAGTAGGTTGTTTTAAATAGATGCAATCAAACTATGTATGACATGGTGAGATCAAAGATGATATTAATTATTTCGCCAATAtacttttaaagtgatgctttagagccTGTGGCTTTCACACTGAAAAAGGAGCGTCATCAAATTTATTGAAataagtgctactttgtaggttatccaaAATAGTTGGGTATTCCTCTATCACTACGCCGAGGCAAAGTATTGCCTCAGAGTGCGGAAGTTTTGAAGAAAATATTTTCTACAAAAGAGTGAGTGGGAGGACAGTGCAACTCGACAAGATTGCAGAATCTTTGTCATCAGCTCAAAGAAAAGAAACACTGGAAGTAATTCTAGAATTTCCTACTATGACTGATACATAAGCCTCTACATGAGATATAGAGACtacggtcgaacttgcagctgaactaTATAGGTTGGGAAAATTCGTGCAGACCTTTGTGATATGCAGATGAAATATTGTTGGGAAAACAATGAACTTATAAATCACAgagaagcgttgatgggccccgACTCCGGAAATTGGCTATATGCCAACATAATCCGAGATAATATCCATTCACATAATTCAAGCTTAGAACTTGATGAACCCTTCGAAAGACTTAGTGTCTAAAGAACGGTAATGGATCTATAAACTGACAAagataaaaatgttttataatgCTTGACTTGTTACAAATAGTTTATGACAAGATAAAGAATTGACTATGACGAGATTGTCTCATCATAGCATACCTAAAGTCAGTTCGGGTTAAACTAGCAATTACTAAATATTTCAATTATGAGATAAcacaaatggatgtcaaaatgaTTCCATGAGATGGAAATAGAACCAAAGTTGTTTGTTGATACGATCCAAGGTAATTTTGTcaatccagaggatgctagtaagtaTGCAAACTTCAAGAGATCCTATAATGATCTAAAGCAAGCATAGTGAAGTTGGAATCTTCATACTGATGAAATGGTCAAATAAATTGATTTCATCGAGTAAAGCGAAGATGCTTGTAttacaagaaagtaagtgggagcatgTAATATTTCTAAACACTATATGTacatgacatattattgattggaaattaTGTAAATTTCTTGACACGGATTAAGACTTCATTGAAACTGGTTTTTTCAATAAAATGCTTAGGCTATCAATAGTCTTGGTATTAGACATAATGATCTATGGATATAATAGTGTCTAATCAGACTTAGCCaaaatacatattgacataaTACTAAAGCAGTTTAGTATGTAAAATGTCAATACACGTTTCTTGTCGATGCCACATGGAAGGACTCGGTATCCTGAAATACTGATGAGCGAAATATGATTTCAACCACACTTGTATTCCATGGTATATAAACAACCAGAtatttccaatactccaagttaGTTGTAAGTAAAAGTTAGTAGTATGGTCAAATTGTTGATCATAGGACAACAATGAAAATGTCATTAAGGATTAACGACATGTTTCTCACACACGGAGAAAATGAAGAGATTGTTGTAAGGAgtaacatcaatgaaggctcgtTGTAAGTAGTACATTGATATATCTTCATATATGCTCCAAGTGATTTTTTGATTTCAAATTAAAAGTGATTTATGGTGGCACGGTAAGTTGGAATTGGTCCAAAAAGTTACTATGGTGAATTCTATAACAGAAGGCTAAGTATATTATTGCTTTAGAAGCAAAAATGAAGGGTGATGAATCGAAAGATCATTCATGAGCTTGGTATGGTTTCTAGATGATTGTATCATTTCTTAATAGTGGTTCCATAACTCAGTCTAAGGAATCAAAGGTTCTATCAGTAATTCAATATATATACAAAGCCGGTTTCACACAAATTATGAATTCTTGTGAAAGCATTATAGATGCATAAAATGCAAATGATACACGCGGATATGAAGTTGTCAGATTCGATAGGATGAAGTCTATACCACAAGCAAAGCACGGACTGACACCATATTGCCATTGGTGTAAAATTTAAAAGTGCtaaatagattattgactctagtgcaagtgggagactgttggaaatatgccctagaggcaataatattgtattattataatTCCGTTATTCATAATTAAGAGCAATGTTGAGGATATCATTTATCGTTAGTGTCTCGGTCAGTTGGGAACTAGAGATTAATCGGAAATCGTCCGATTAATCGATTTTATCGGTCGACTATTAATCAGCCTTTTTTTTCAAATCTCAAGTTCCCAACACTAAAATATGCTATATTCCACACCAAAACAATATTGGATAGAAGTGTTACCTTGATTACTAGCGTGTGAATCCTCATATAATGACAAATAAAATAGGACAACAATACATATAGCATAACAAGGTCTACAAAACGGAAATAAACATAGTTTTTGCAAATATAGTGTTATGAATAGGCCCGATTTATCGGTAGATTCCCCATAAATCGCTTGTCATAGCGATAAATCGGCCCAAACGATAAGTGGTGAAGATAAAGCATAATCTTATCGGTCACCCCAAGAGTAGCGATAAATttaagagtttatatttcatgctataactgctatgatcctggaatatgcgattcagtggaaaactcatatgcatgtGTGAAATGATAAACGGTAAACAATAGGTTCCCGGTCACGCCTCTAACAccggctcaagtgttgttggATCACGTTTTCCagatcttaggatatcgttaagtgtaatgATAGTCCTAATACAAAATTGAGGGTATGAcgttagaagaacgatcatatcGAATTGACCCAATACTTGTCTGTTATACTATGTGATCATATCATCTGAAATCATCTGTTATAACACGGAGTGTTAGCATGTGTTTTAGTTCCTCAGACCATGGGAGTGTCTCAGTCACTTCCTACCAGATGGtgggctttggggttgctcagacgtcatctgtaacaaggtgatcataacgacaactttcaGGCTCACTCGAAAGTTTGACAAGTGTCCGAACAGCTCGAGAGTGCGATTTGCTCCTCCggcgatggagagatattcttagggccctctcggtgtgatgacatccatcatcgtctggccagacacaggtgactacATCACGGGAATGCCGAAACAcgtcaacgagaaagaagaacaaaaccagTAACGGGAGCAGCAATAtagtgagcatggtgatgactctggaggataccgatgcacaccgggttttgtaaagtatcgtgaagcaaagggaacatcacatgataaccaaaggttcactcgaatatcattcatGTAATCATAAGGACCTATATGGATGTCCATggttccgctatcggtcattgaacgaagggTTTTCGTTCATGTCTATGGTTACCGAACCTaaggggtcacaagcttaaggtaatcacgatcttctgagtgttagtaggatgggagtgatgagaatatatttgagtaattgtttcattaatatctggaatagttccgagaggttccggaagcgtttcggggtcatcggaagggtttcggtgaatatcaggtaataccgggtattaccgattaatatatatatataggtggaaaatgtttacggggatgttaaattatatatatataattctctGAAAATGTTTAGAACAAAtatatatttaatttaatatcaacgggcctaaaaaggccaagaggtggaagGAAACTTGGGCCACAAGGGCCCAAGTGGAGTAGGTGCCTCCCTTCCCTAAGGaagggggccgaatcctactagggaAGGAGTCCAACTCCTCATCCCCTTCTGTGGCTCCCCAAGGAGGCTTTCCCTCCTTGGTGGCAGCCCTCCTCTTCCCCtctaacctatatatactagaggatttTGACCTTTTGAATAACACGAGTTTTGGGTGCCTCTTCTAGTTGAgctagttctagttctagttggtcatagactaattagagctagccctagccacttctaatcctcataattagaagtcTAATGcggttctaatctcctccctctaattctccggcgacgattagctctggacggcgAAGCGCTGTCGGATCATGAAGACCGTACGCTTGTAACCAAGTAGAGAGGCCGTGCTTTCGGTCTTCGGTTCCAGGATTGTTCGAGGGCTATTCGCGGGATCGTCATCAACGTTTGAGGGACTTCGAGCACAatctacaccgactcttcttcTTCCACTGCACTCCAGAGTTGATAATATCGTTGATCCCAAcccgttatgcatcttcatattgatcttggtGATCGTAGGTgcgaatttttttgttttctactacgtttcccaacagagGGTGTGCCAGCATGAGCCTTAGAACCAAGGGGGGGCTTTGTTAACTTGGCATTGTCCTCGACAATGACAACACTCCTGTGTCGCTCTCTCTCCTAAGGGTGTGTCAAGATGGAGACAAAGGTTAGAGACAGGTTACAAGTATATATCATGTTGGGGAGAGAGGCATGGCGGTGATGGTGAGGAAGCAGAGGTGTCGATGGTGGAGATTGACGCATCAGTGGAGATGGCGCTGACCCTTTGGCCGATGCGGAGCGTTGGCAGAGACTCCTTCTTCCTTGTTTTGGCCCTTCCTATGTGATGGAGATGATCTTGGTGTTGCAATGGAGGTGTCGTGGCTTGATATGGATATGTGAAGACCcattggagagagagagagagtcggcggctagggttggggaTGTATACATAGTCGGTCTCCACGGATCTACTCAGTGGATCCACCACCTCCCCTTTGACCCAAGGGCTCTAGAGGAGTACCAACCTCTTGTGATACCTTACATGATATCCAAGGATCCCATAGGAGCAACGGGGATGAAATTGGTGAAGAATCGCAGAAGTTATAGCCAAATCCACAACGAGCATCAGGTAGTACAACCGTGTGCGGTCGTACCACGCACGTCTTCTCTTCTGGAACATGCGCGTGTTGTTTCGTACCTTGGTCTCCATTTCGTTATACGAACTCCGATTTGGGCGTTCTTGGCATCGCTGGATTTGTATGGACTAGCCCGGTAACCTCCAGGTATTGGATCTTAAAATTGGGTTCGTTGGAAAATGTATCTTTTGTCGAACTCTCCAAAAGGCTTGTGTCTGGTGCTCATAACTTCTCTGGATAGGTCCCAATTTGGTTCCTTTCATCATGGTACGTTCATGGGAGCTCCAACTCACCTACATACACAACAAAATGAAGGAAAAACTAATAAAACTAAATACGATGCAATGACCTCAAGAAATGCGCAGGAAATAGAAATCATGCAAAATGGACATGAAAGTGGCTAGATCGATATGACATGAGGGATTTTGATACGAACCATGAAACTAATTAGATCTAAAACATGATACAAAATCCACCCATCGGCATCACTAACCTTAAACCTTGTTTATCCTCTAGCAAAATAGGTGGATAAACTCAATGATTTTATCCATCTAGCCTAATGAAGATTGCTGCCTAAAGGCACATCTAGAGCTTCAACCAAAGTTTTTATGTACCATGTCAAAGTTAAAGCTAGCATGAGAGTGTATATTTGGATTCTCCTACTTAATTACTTAttcatttatttttatttttatttcgaTGAAAACATAATTAAGGATGCGAGAACATGTCAAAGAAAAATATAACACTAGATATATTTAGGACGTATCAGACCACGGGGTGGCCCTAGGTGTCCATCCTCCTCATGTGTCTTTTATTTCCTTCATGAATTCTTACCGCGTATTTTTCCTATTTTCCACTGGAACTCCTTTTTCTCGAGTTTGCCGCTTTAAATGTGCTTCTACCAGTATCCTAGATGGGCCGGGTAGTTGTGAGGCCCATCAACATAATTTCTAAAATTTATAGATTATTGTTAGAAATCTGTTTAGCAATGGAAAATTTCAATATGCCAAATAAAAAATGTTTATGTACTATGCATCTTTATATGTTTAAAATAAAATTCTCATCTCATACAAAAAACCTAGATACAAACTATATATTTAGTTTAGAAAATTCCATATATGTAAAAATATGAAAAAAATTACATGCCAAATATTTGTTcataaaatttcaaaaaatgttccaaGTTTGAccgaaaataaaaataaaggaaCAAATAGAAAAGGGGGAAATGGAAAACCCTGTCGGTTCATCAGGCCCATAGGCGGGGACGCACAGGCGTCAACTGCCTTGACGCCCACAACGGGCGTTAAGTAGGAGAAAGTCAAATTTTCCGTGAGGCTACACACATGGCGGCATAAATGAAAATATGACTGGTTCCCACAATTCTTACGATACTAGTTTAAAAAAATCAATTTTACCAAAAGAACAATTATTAAACATGAAAATAGATAACTATGTTTTTAAATAAGACATAATTTTGACCCCCAAAAAATTGGACAAAATTTTGATGCCATCATCTAAAGTCTACAGTGAAAAAAATCGTGAAGTAGGTAATTTAGGCTAAGAAATATTTCTAATCAACTTAAATATACATATCATTATTTTGTATTTTTTATAGACACTTATGGCAATTTAACTTTTTTCTTAGGTAGAAGATTTTTGCGTGTTAGATGTTATGTTGTTGAAATGACATGGTGGATgtgaaccaacctgtggttggatggttagtaTGAGAGTGGTTCCTCAGCTCATCAGAGTTCAAGTCCTAGACTTGACACTAGGTGGcgcatttttctggatttattttagaCCTTCCGATGATGTGCGTTTAGTGGGAGGAGACATTCTCGTCAACTAAGAAAGCGTATGTGGCGACTTCATCAATCTCACGATGATATGCCAGCTCAGTCTCTCCGAAGTGCTCATAGAGATAGAGTGTGCGTACATGCGTTCAGATAAAAGCATGTGTGTATGTATGAGCATCtacgtctgtactgtgtaaaaaaaatgACATGGTGGACAGTTGTGGCCTTGCTAGATGCAAGGAGGGAATGGAGTGAAACGCTATTTGATGCATTAAGCGACAACTTGACGGGGTTTCACACAGACACGCTCCTAGCACTCGAGTGCGCCGATCCAATTTAAGGTTGGGTGTGCACTATTTTTTTCCCTTTTATTTCTGATTAGGGTTTTCTTCGTTTCTATCCAAAATAGttctatttaaaaaaaaaaattcACAAATTCCCAAAAAAAAAATCTGGATTTTTTTAAAACAGTTCAGGTGTTATATTTTGTTCCGAATTTTTGAAAATGTTTGATGTTTAAAAAACTCATAAATACAAAAATATACATTTTTCCTTTTTTGAAAATTCCAAAATAATAATTTCAATTcttattttttttggtattttaaaaatatGCTGTTTTCAAATATTGTTCAGAATTTTAAATAGTGTTTCTATTTTCAAATTcataaaataaaaaaatgtttgtgcGAAAAACAATGTTTTCTTTTAAAAAATGTGAAAATTTTCACAAAACATATCTATTTTTAAAATTTGCTCATAAATTTCAAAAGATACTCAcgttttttaattttttggtattttttaaaaATGACTGAATTTTCAGAGCTTGTTTAGAATTAAAAATATCATCTTTTTAAAAAtcttcaaaaaattcaaaaaatgatcaGAATTTTTCAAAAGATATTCACGTTGAAAAAAGTTctaattttttatttatttatgttttcGCTACAGTGAACCGGGAAGCAAACAGTAGACCGCCCTTCAAGATGCCTCATTTGCGGCAGCCTCCTATCTGACGTAAAGAGTGTCAAATAGGAGATCCCGAGAAACGGAGGGCGCCAAGCTAAAGCGCTATTTCCAATGTTCCATTGTTACTAATAAATAAATCCTGAATGCtgctccctccgttcataaatataagataTTTAATTCTTTTTTAAATTGAATATATAAGGACACATTTTaatgtgtttgttcactcatttcactCCACATGTACTTTAAATCGGATGTATATAGAAATATGCAAAACATCTTATATATATGAACGAGGTAGTATTAGAGATTCTTTACAAAGACTATGATAAGCCGAAAGTGCCCTTCTCAGCTCAAGCTGATATCAGCTCGAGTGAACAGTAAAATcagaaaaaataataatatgAAAAAAACTGAATTTTTTTTGCGGCAACATTTGACAAATGTATTCAGTATTTGCAAATTTTCATCACGAAATAACATTCATGGAGGCCGTGACAAAAAAATCAGCACTCTAAAATAGCTTTCTTAGAGCATCAATTTTGTTTTTGCCACGACTTACGCGAATTCCATTTTATGATGAAATTTTGCAAGCAGTTAAAACATTTGCCAATTGTTGCCACGAAAAAAATCCAGTATTTTTTGaattggttttcattttttttcttctgattTTACTGTTCACTCAGCTGAGTTTATCAACTTCCCTGATAATCAGATTTtttagaagaagaaaaaagataAGCAGATTAGCTTTTTACACATAATAAGCTAGATATAGATAGCCCTTCCTTCAGTTCCAACGCCCCGTGCTTGGATTCTTCTTCCTCCCTGCAACTCCGAGCCCCAGCTCATTGATACAGCTTAGCGGCATAGGATCTACCTCCTCGCCGAGCCACTTAACAATGCTCTAGCTCGGCACGCCCGCCGTCGGTCGGCCTTGCCCCAATGTCAGACACTGATCAGACTTTGTTTTCTTGGACACGACGGACCTCCCTATACTGATTCCTATATATAAGACCGCGATCATAGCATAGCTTCACCAGTCATCAGTCACACCGACCGGTAGCTTCTCCGGCTAGCTAGCTCGTACGTGCGCGTACTATCTAACCGCAGGCGAGCTCGGCGCGGGCCTGCCGGTCGAAGTAGCAAGATGTCGTCGGCCGCGGATTACAACATGTCCGTTGGGTACGCGCCCAACGGCATAGTGGTGCCGCCATGGCTGAACAAGGGCGACAACGCATGGCAGATGATCGCCGCGACGCTGGTGGGACTTCAGAGCATGCCCGGCCTGGTGATCCTCTACGGCAGCATCGTGAAGAAGAAGTGGGCCGTGAACTCGGCCTTCATGGCACTCTACGCCTTCGCCGCCGTGTGGCTGTGCTGGGTCACCTGGGGCTACAACATGTCCTTCGGCCACCAGCTGGTCCCCTTCTGGGGCAAGGCCCGGCCGGCGCTCGGGCAGCAGTTCCTCCTCATGCAGGCCGTGCTGCCGGAGTCCACCCACTTCTTCAAGGACGGCAGCCAAGAGACGGCCTGGATCAATCCGAATTACCCCATGGCCTCCATGGTCTACTTCCAGTGCGTCTTCGCCGCCATCACGCTCATCCTCCTCGCCGGCTCTCTGCTGGGTCGCATGAACATCAGGGCCTGGATGATCTTCGTCCCGCTCTGGCTCACCTTCTCCTACACCATCGGCGCCTTCTCGCTCTGGGGCGGAGGCTTCCTCTTCCAGTGGGGCGTCATGGACTACTCCGGCGGCTACGTCATCCACCTCTCCTCCGGGATCGCCGGGTTCACGGCCGCGTACTGGGTCGGGCCCAGGTCCACCAAAGACAGGGAGAGGTTCCCGCCCAACAACGTGCTCCTCAtgctcactggcgccggcatacTCTGGATGGGGTGGGCCGGGTTCAACGGCGGCGACCCTTACTCCGCCAACGTCGACGCTTCCATCGCCGTGCTCAACACCAACATCTGCGCAGCGACCAGCCTCCTGGTCTGGACCTGCCTCGACGTCATCTTCTTCAAGAAGCCCTCCGTCATCGGCGCAGTCCAGGGCATGATCACTGGCCTCGTCTGCATCACTCCCGGCGCGGGTCTGGTCCAGGGATGGGCGGCGATCGTGATGGGCATCCTGTCCGGAAGCATCCCGTGGTTCACCATGATGGTCGTGCACAAGCGCTCCAGGCTGCTGATGCACGTGGACGACACGCTGGGCGTGTTCCACACCCACGCCGTGGCGGGGTTCCTCGGGGGCGCGACCACGGGGCTCTTCGCGGAGCCGACGCTGTGCGGCTTGTTCGTGCCGGTGACCAACTCCCGCGGCGCCttctacggcggcaacggcggcatGCAGTTCCTGAAGCAGGTGGCGGGCGCGCTCTTCATCATCGGCTGGAACGTGATTGTCACCAGCATCATCTGCCTCGTCGTCCGCCTCATCGTGCCGCTACGGATGccggaggaggagctcgccatcgggGACGACGCGGTGCACGGCGAGGAGGCCTACGCGCTCTGGGGCGACGGCGAGAAGTACGACTCCTCCAAGCACGGGTGGTACTCCGACAACGAAACCAACCTGCAGGCGCGCAACAAGGCGCCCAGCGGCGTCACGCAGAACGTCTAACTTATCATCGTCGCCGGCCTGATTGGAGTTTGCTTTTATCCATCTTTCATGTGTTGTGGAATAATGT
The Aegilops tauschii subsp. strangulata cultivar AL8/78 chromosome 3, Aet v6.0, whole genome shotgun sequence genome window above contains:
- the LOC109752111 gene encoding ammonium transporter 3 member 1, which gives rise to MSSAADYNMSVGYAPNGIVVPPWLNKGDNAWQMIAATLVGLQSMPGLVILYGSIVKKKWAVNSAFMALYAFAAVWLCWVTWGYNMSFGHQLVPFWGKARPALGQQFLLMQAVLPESTHFFKDGSQETAWINPNYPMASMVYFQCVFAAITLILLAGSLLGRMNIRAWMIFVPLWLTFSYTIGAFSLWGGGFLFQWGVMDYSGGYVIHLSSGIAGFTAAYWVGPRSTKDRERFPPNNVLLMLTGAGILWMGWAGFNGGDPYSANVDASIAVLNTNICAATSLLVWTCLDVIFFKKPSVIGAVQGMITGLVCITPGAGLVQGWAAIVMGILSGSIPWFTMMVVHKRSRLLMHVDDTLGVFHTHAVAGFLGGATTGLFAEPTLCGLFVPVTNSRGAFYGGNGGMQFLKQVAGALFIIGWNVIVTSIICLVVRLIVPLRMPEEELAIGDDAVHGEEAYALWGDGEKYDSSKHGWYSDNETNLQARNKAPSGVTQNV